In Uranotaenia lowii strain MFRU-FL chromosome 2, ASM2978415v1, whole genome shotgun sequence, one genomic interval encodes:
- the LOC129748003 gene encoding zinc finger protein 561-like, which yields MTSEEVRSVLRNDFDTCRFCLEAEVPLRPIYESIPGKASIVSINTTIRTVLNMLGIEVSQDDGFPNLICQNCRQMMISIHKFYETMKQSLDILKKAKLLKEFPDVRFDDGESPATIKSTSPEINDISEPGKSDNDEDEYLEFLPESAVQPEELPLKDEDEQFEMLEETFSEIAAESLVEHADQEVKGEPVEFEEIDWMVDTESDDELEEYIIEEIDETAPSETNSEHQSKKVDSAPTTKIKRTQKRRPHYSRVCPICGIASTSLKVHMLVHTKIRAFQCELCDKNYYTNNKLQTHIKVTHNKIRDFQCEICSKTFAMKKTLNAHLQSHVQDRSHVCSVCKKGFLFKWALTKHSRIHTGEKPYVCDIDGCGKTFTTSSNLKQHQNTNFHANLDTRTDICLECGKTFQNRYALRAHMKTHGKQQPQSSGDDQ from the exons ATGACGAGTGAGGAAGTACGTTCGGTGCTGAGGAATGACTTTGATACATGCCGATTTTGCCTGGAAGCGGAAGTGCCCCTGCGACCAATCTACGAATCGATCCCAGGCAAAGCTAGCATCGTCAGCATCAACACCACCATCCGAACCGTTCTCAACATGTTGGGCATTGAG GTGAGCCAGGATGATGGATTCCCAAATCTGATTTGCCAAAACTGCCGACAAATGATGATCTCGAtccataaattttatgaaaccaTGAAACAGTCATTGGACATATTGAAAAAGGCAAAATTACTGAAAGAATTTCCAGATGTGCGATTTGACGATGGTGAAAGCCCTGCTACGATCAAAAGTACATCTCCGGAAATCAATGATATTTCTGAGCCCGGGAAGTCTGACAATGACGAAGATGAATATCTTGAATTTTTACCTGAATCAGCAGTTCAACCGGAAGAATTGCCGCTAAAAGATGAAGACGAACAATTCGAGATGCTAGAGGAAACTTTCTCTGAAATCGCTGCCGAATCATTAGTAGAACATGCTGACCAGGAGGTAAAAGGCGAACCAGTTGAATTCGAAGAAATCGATTGGATGGTTGATACCGAGAGCGATGATGAACTAGAGGAATACATTATTGAAGAAATAGATGAAACAGCTCCGTCAGAAACAAATTCTGAACATCAGTCGAAAAAAGTTGACTCAGCCCCAACTACGAAAATTAAACGGACCCAAAAACGCAGGCCACATTATAGCCGTGTCTGTCCTATTTGTGGAATAGCATCCACATCGCTCAAGGTTCACATGTTAGTCCATACCAAGATTCGGGCCTTCCAGTGCGAACTGTGCGACAAAAACTATTACACCAACAATAAACTACAGACGCACATCAAAGTCACACACAACAAAATACGTGATTTCCAGTGCGAAATTTGCTCCAAAACGTTTGCCATGAAGAAAACGCTCAATGCTCATCTACAATCGCACGTCCAGGATCGGTCCCATGTTTGCTCCGTTTGTAAAAAAGGATTCCTGTTCAAGTGGGCTCTAACGAAGCATAGCCGGATACATACCGGTGAAAAGCCGTACGTTTGCGACATCGATGGGTGTGGCAAGACGTTCACAACTTCGTCCAATCTGAAACAGCACCAGAATACAAATTTCCACGCGAATCTCGACACCCGAACCGACATCTGTTTGGAGTGCGGCAAAACGTTTCAGAACAGATATGCCCTGAGGGCGCACATGAAAACGCATGGGAAGCAACAGCCACAGTCTTCGGGCGATGATCAATAA
- the LOC129748004 gene encoding cell division cycle protein 27 homolog, producing the protein MSKSPLSHAMTLFTKQEGIKVHQARSGIRGKSVPSGSEAEHTLINDDHLRVRHLDEVTKEFGDIGCFALELSSRICQKTERAALANDASRRVVKLNPFMWQSLPSYASVERNRIRRKCFSFRAPIYLSADSR; encoded by the exons atgtcaaaaagccCACTCAGCCATGCTATGACATTGTTTACAAAACAAGAAGGGATCAAAGTGCATCAAGCACGCAG CGGAATCCGAGGAAAGTCTGTTCCTTCTGGCTCAGAAGCTGAGCACACTCTAATCAACGATGATCACTTGCGGGTACGGCATCTGGACGAAGTGACCAAAGAGTTCGGCGATATCGGATGCTTTGCGCTGGAGTTGTCGTCGAGGATCTGCCAAAAGACTGAACGTGCGGCACTGGCCAACGATGCCAGCCGGAGGGTGGTGAAGTTAAACCCATTCATGTGGCAATCGTTGCCGAGCTATGCCAGCGTGGAGCGAAACCGGATCCGACGGAAGTGTTTCAGCTTTCGAGCACCGATATATTTGTCAGCCGATAGCCGATAG
- the LOC129743277 gene encoding uncharacterized protein LOC129743277 — MQMMIESYFNLHFYGYGADSFYNYSSESSDEEEVQLEALEEVDDREFPFDDDLFYINVKAPKIKTGWDNLPMEILIHIFTFIRPSDRNSAALTCHRWFEALRHPIFLNETCFHFERIEVCDTQSPIRIFLDSFRHFTNIKLTKVKFSGETEFWNCFGVYIREITFDNCALTQPVLMSILGTLPNLERLNLVDCDDLFRRWQPVDFQSILVCERLTHLGLRKINALTEDHLNYLVAMAPRINSLEISKCLKEMEAVRRYQILTHILRILKFYKHQMRVVNFSYTMYDDLFLKQFAEIDNMSLSNISLSFFDRAPIKDPGIIDILRKHSNVIHLDLTAFLNLTDFALIDITKSMPLLKTLKLNGCWLLTDFGISEIGKLRRLETLDLSDCDRVTDVGFVNAIVDKPRNALKELYLSMLPGITEGMILKICIKLVYITVLDFCGSDCVNDTSIQYIFSNLKFVRVLRLNGCVKITDAGLTGIDLQRVAIDIWNIPQTFSINMLEELQELQLSGCLKITDFALKHSFQLVALRDLNLSHCVDITQDGIEALVRKCPSLESVDLSDCVNVTDWCIDLLCKHLVRLRSLKLVRCAQLTIGAIHAMVANCLLLKHVNLRGCSKIPRTGLDMLGKMKSIRSYTQYI, encoded by the exons ATGCAGATGATGATTGAGAGTTATTTCAATCTGCATTTTTATGGATATGGAGCAGATAGTTTCTACAATTATAGCTCGGAGAGTTCTGATGAGGAAGAAGTTCAGCTTGAAGCCCTGGAAGAAGTTGATGATCGTGAGTTTCCTTTTGATGACGACCTGTTCTATATAAATGTGAAAGCACCGAAGATCAAAACTGGATGGGACAATCTTCCGATGGAG ATCCTGATCCATATCTTCACCTTCATTCGGCCAAGTGATCGTAACTCGGCAGCTCTCACGTGTCATCGATGGTTCGAAGCACTACGCCACCCGATTTTCCTGAACGAAACTTGCTTTCACTTCGAACGGATCGAGGTTTGCGATACCCAGTCTCCAATTAGAATCTTTCTGGATAGCTTTCGTCACTTCACCAACATCAAGCTAACGAAGGTCAAATTTAGCGGTGAAACCGAGTTTTGGAACTGCTTTGGAGTTTACATTCGGGAAATAACATTCGACAACTGCGCACTAACTCAACCTGTGCTGATGAGCATTCTGGGCACGCTACCAAATTTAGAACGGTTGAATTTGGTCGATTGTGACGATTTGTTTAGACGTTGGCAGCCAGTCGATTTTCAAAGCATTCTCGTCTGTGAACGCTTGACGCATCTCGGGCTTCGTAAAATCAACGCGCTGACGGAGGATCATCTGAATTACTTAGTTGCAATGGCTCCAAGGATCAATTCATTAGAAATTTCGAAATGTCTCAAGGAAATGGAGGCCGTTAGACGTTATCAGATTTTAACGCACATACTTCGTATcctaaaattctacaaacaccAAATGAGAGTTGTGAACTTCAGCTACACGATGTACGATGATTTGTTCCTTAAGCAATTCGCAGAAATCGACAACATGTCTCTCAGTAACATAAGCTTATCGTTCTTCGATCGAGCACCAATTAAAGATCCCGGAATCATAGATATTCTACGGAAGCACAGTAATGTTATTCACTTGGACCTTACTGCGTTCTTGAACCTTACTGATTTCGCCCTCATAGACATCACCAAATCCATGCCTTTGCTCAAAACACTCAAACTTAACGGTTGTTGGCTGCTTACAGATTTCGGAATATCTGAAATTGGAAAGCTTCGTAGGCTGGAAACTTTGGATCTGTCGGACTGTGATCGTGTGACTGATGTGGGTTTTGTAAATGCAATCGTCGATAAACCCCGCAATGCTCTGAAGGAGCTGTACCTGAGTATGCTTCCCGGAATAACCGAaggaatgattttgaaaatttgcatcaaaCTGGTTTACATCAcggttttggatttctgtggcTCGGATTGCGTTAACGATACATCGATCCAATACATCTTCAGTAACTTAAAGTTCGTGAGAGTACTTCGTTTGAATGGTTGCGTTAAG ATCACCGACGCTGGTTTAACTGGTATAGATTTGCAACGAGTGGCGATAGACATCTGGAACATACCGCAAACTTTTTCGATCAATATGCTGGAGGAGCTGCAAGAACTTCAGCTATCCGGTTGTCTGAAAATCACCGATTTTGCGTTGAAGCATTCGTTCCAACTGGTAGCTCTCCGAGACCTCAACCTATCGCACTGTGTCGAT ATCACCCAGGACGGCATCGAAGCTCTGGTCCGTAAGTGTCCGTCGCTGGAGTCGGTCGATCTGAGTGATTGCGTTAACGTGACCGATTGGTGTATAGATTTGCTGTGTAAACATTTGGTGCGGCTGCGTAGTCTAAAGCTGGTAAGGTGCGCGCAACTGACGATCGGAGCCATTCATGCTATGGTGGCCAATTGTCTGTTGTTGAAACACGTTAATCTGCGAGGGTGCAGCAAAATTCCACGAACCGGACTGGACATGCTGGGGAAAATGAAATCCATTCGCAGCTACACGCAGTACATTTAG
- the LOC129742775 gene encoding uncharacterized protein LOC129742775, with protein MMDFFIASNHQEPKTGFGQILDPPPDSGPPGFNDLPMEILLMIMDMISLEDRIAAGETCRRWLEAAHYYTPFNEQFVFRFSNINFSDYEPPLSYFLKGFRIFPRIEMSSVMFYGKSDFWPDFGEYIRDLFISNSNIQFEGLIWILQNSPNLCKLGLESCDELFKTWVFENSYCCKQSNFILENLVDVSLANNDFVNELQFNWIMTIAPNITHLNISNCFKMIPSVRRVAMVEHVMRLINNRKFQFQSLLFNGTLSMDDICLSTLALLDGLRLESLGLTFCDKIPVAIIDLLRRTPDLKITQSLQWKVSKTKKIMKAPGFISFISTQKYLEHLDLTSSLGITDEIMDLIINCLPRLRTLKVRRCILLTDEGIMNIVKLENLEVLDLSNCEKISDKAMFNGVVGRKIKRLKELYLCELPYLSDYTLIQVTLNFSMIQILDLSCTPNAASDPTMQYINFYLVHMRKLNLDSCNKISDAGITGIDLPYNPLEIWDISESFSITRLFKLRTLVLTGCYRVTDLSLQNAMHFGELKELHMARCYQITQRGIQALVENNRAIEYLDISGCPLVTDSCIDIITSTLKRLKTLRADKCPLLTNECFYFVSVNCQYLKHISLGGCLRLTRVKKRLSASVPTLHEIECDE; from the exons ATGATGGACTTTTTTATAGCCAGTAATCATCAGGAGCCAAAGACAGGCTTCGGTCAAATCCTGGACCCTCCACCCGATTCAGGTCCCCCGGGATTCAACGACCTACCCATGGAG attttactGATGATTATGGACATGATATCGTTAGAGGATCGTATAGCGGCAGGTGAAACGTGCCGTCGTTGGCTGGAGGCGGCTCATTACTACACACCATTCAACGAACAGTTCGTGTTTCGATTTTCGAACATTAACTTCAGTGATTACGAGCCACCTTTGAGTTATTTCCTCAAAGGATTTCGCATTTTCCCCCGGATCGAAATGAGTTCGGTGATGTTTTATGGGAAAAGTGATTTTTGGCCAGATTTCGGAGAGTACATTCGAGACTTGTTCATTTCCAACAGCAACATTCAGTTTGAAGGGTTGATTTGGATTCTTCAGAACTCGCCGAACTTGTGTAAGTTGGGGCTCGAATCGTGTGATGAGTTGTTCAAAACGTGGGTTTTCGAAAACTCATATTGTTGCAAGCAGTCTAACTTTATACTGGAGAACTTGGTGGACGTGTCCCTGGCAAATAACGATTTTGTGAACGAGCTACAGTTCAACTGGATTATGACTATAGCCCCGAACATTACACATTTGAATATTTCCAACTGTTTCAAAATGATTCCCTCGGTGCGTCGCGTAGCTATGGTGGAGCACGTGATGCGCCTCATCAACAACAGGAAATTTCAGTTTCAGTCACTTCTGTTCAACGGAACACTTTCCATGGATGACATCTGCCTAAGTACTTTGGCACTCCTGGATGGGCTACGGTTGGAGAGCTTGGGCTTAACATTCTGTGATAAAATTCCAGTAGCAATTATCGATTTGCTGCGACGAACGCCGGATCTAAAAATCACGCAATCTCTCCAGTGGAAAGTCAGTAAAACGAAAAAGATCATGAAAGCCCCTGGTTTCATAAGTTTCATATCGACACAAAAATACTTGGAACATTTGGATCTTACATCGTCGCTAGGAATCACAGATGAAATTATGGATCTCATCATAAATTGCCTCCCAAGGCTGAGAACCTTGAAAGTTCGTCGCTGTATTCTGCTAACCGACGAAGGAATCATGAACATTGTAAAGCTGGAAAACCTGGAAGTACTTGATCTGTCCAACTGCGAGAAAATTTCCGACAAAGCCATGTTCAACGGTGTCGTCGGGCGGAAAATCAAACGACTGAAGGAGCTGTACCTTTGTGAGCTACCCTATCTGAGCGATTACACCTTGATCCAGGTGACGCTCAACTTCAGTATGATCCAAATTCTGGATCTTAGCTGCACCCCCAACGCTGCTAGTGACCCCACCATGCAGTACATCAACTTCTATCTGGTGCACATGCGGAAGCTAAACCTGGACAGCTGCAACAAGATCTCCGACGCAGGTATTACCGGCATCGATCTGCCGTACAACCCTTTGGAAATTTGGGATATTTCCGAGTCTTTTTCCATCACCCGGCTGTTCAAATTGCGTACCCTGGTGCTGACGGGTTGCTACCGGGTTACGGATCTTTCGCTGCAGAATGCCATGCACTTCGGCGAGTTGAAGGAGCTTCATATGGCAAGGTGCTATCAG ATTACTCAACGCGGCATCCAGGCGTTGGTGGAAAACAATCGAGCCATCGAGTATCTGGACATCAGCGGGTGTCCACTCGTAACCGATAGTTGCATCGACATCATCACCAGCACCCTGAAACGACTGAAAACTCTCCGGGCCGATAAGTGTCCGCTCCTCACGAACGAATGCTTCTACTTTGTGAGCGTCAACTGCCAGTATTTGAAG CATATCTCCCTCGGAGGCTGTCTGCGATTAACCCGGGTCAAGAAACGACTATCGGCCTCGGTACCAACCCTGCACGAGATCGAATGTGACGAATAG